A part of Rhabdothermincola sediminis genomic DNA contains:
- the rpe gene encoding ribulose-phosphate 3-epimerase, with protein sequence MTDAASSAARRPIEIVPSVLPADFSRLGEACLALEKAGVDRIQFDVMDGRFVPNLTFGADVIASVREHVSVPFEAHLMVHEPTWLVPHMVEAGCQTVIVHAEACTHLHRVLGQVLETGARAAVALNPASPPQLAEYVLDLVSMVLVMTVNPGFGGQRYLASMEPKLRSLRRTILERGLDVDLEVDGGIGPDTVTGATAAGANVLVAGSALFRDEQGLEHAVSELRSLAEAARSGVQA encoded by the coding sequence ATGACCGACGCCGCCTCCTCCGCCGCCCGCCGACCGATCGAGATCGTGCCCTCGGTCCTGCCAGCCGACTTCTCCCGCCTCGGTGAGGCCTGCCTGGCCCTCGAGAAGGCGGGCGTCGACCGCATCCAGTTCGACGTGATGGACGGCAGGTTCGTGCCCAACCTCACCTTCGGGGCGGATGTCATCGCCTCGGTACGGGAGCACGTCAGCGTGCCTTTCGAAGCCCACCTGATGGTGCACGAGCCCACCTGGCTCGTGCCGCACATGGTCGAGGCGGGGTGCCAGACGGTGATCGTCCACGCCGAGGCCTGCACCCATCTGCACCGGGTGCTCGGGCAGGTGCTCGAGACGGGAGCTCGGGCCGCGGTGGCGCTGAACCCGGCCTCACCCCCCCAGCTCGCCGAGTACGTCCTCGATCTCGTCTCCATGGTGCTGGTGATGACCGTCAACCCCGGCTTCGGTGGGCAGCGCTACCTCGCCAGCATGGAGCCCAAGCTGCGGTCGCTACGGCGGACGATCCTCGAACGTGGTCTGGACGTGGACCTCGAGGTGGATGGGGGGATCGGCCCGGACACCGTGACCGGCGCCACCGCCGCCGGGGCCAACGTGCTGGTCGCCGGCAGCGCCCTGTTCCGCGACGAGCAGGGCCTCGAGCACGCGGTGAGCGAGCTGCGGTCGCTGGCCGAAGCCGCCCGGTCCGGCGTCCAGGCCTGA
- a CDS encoding ATP-dependent Clp protease proteolytic subunit, which produces MSTDQSQEIFRMLLRERIVVLGTEVTDAMANQIIAQLLYLEGTDPEKDIWLYINSPGGSVTAGMAIYDTMQFIQPDVATICMGLGASMGQFLLCAGAPGKRYSLPHARIMMHQPLGGVQGQAADIAIQAEQMAYTKRLMAERIAFHSGQPVEQIEKDSERDRWFTAEQAKEYGLIDHVIVRRGEII; this is translated from the coding sequence ATGAGCACCGACCAGTCGCAGGAGATCTTCCGGATGCTCCTTCGGGAGCGCATCGTGGTGCTCGGCACCGAGGTCACCGATGCGATGGCGAACCAGATCATCGCGCAGCTCCTCTACCTCGAAGGCACCGATCCCGAGAAGGACATCTGGCTCTACATCAACTCGCCGGGCGGCTCGGTGACGGCCGGTATGGCCATCTACGACACCATGCAGTTCATCCAGCCGGACGTGGCCACCATCTGCATGGGTCTCGGCGCGTCCATGGGGCAGTTCCTGCTGTGCGCCGGCGCGCCGGGCAAGCGCTACTCGCTGCCGCACGCCCGGATCATGATGCACCAGCCTCTCGGTGGGGTGCAGGGTCAGGCTGCGGACATCGCCATCCAGGCGGAGCAGATGGCCTACACCAAGCGGCTCATGGCCGAGCGCATCGCCTTCCACAGCGGCCAGCCGGTCGAGCAGATCGAGAAGGACTCCGAGCGCGATCGGTGGTTCACCGCCGAGCAGGCGAAGGAGTACGGACTCATCGACCACGTGATCGTGCGCCGGGGCGAGATCATCTGA